From Pleurocapsa minor HA4230-MV1, the proteins below share one genomic window:
- a CDS encoding methyltransferase domain-containing protein, with protein sequence MTVAPQPKINLTSRLVQGILSIKPLADFAKSRARQMMIERAEAIGVPWRENVQQLSDRNWSEDFTQIQNPNLKYPDYYTTSFHAYPDGNLSWKAAWEVESAARSVHAKIWPEVGVNGDTRLRQSYHQALQQHLTITPNTILDLGCGVGMSSIALQEIYPQAQITGIDLSPYFLSVAQHRAKQQQYSIKWIHAAAESTGLATQNFDLVSASLMFHELPTVAAQAIITEAHRLLRPGGYLSIMDMNPQSSIFQKMPPYILTLLKSTEPYLDQYFTLDMKQIFIGAGFTTPRISITTPRHRIIIAQAQQPANYGVV encoded by the coding sequence ATGACTGTTGCTCCTCAGCCTAAAATAAATCTAACCTCCCGTTTAGTGCAAGGCATCTTATCAATTAAGCCTTTAGCTGACTTTGCCAAATCCCGCGCGCGTCAGATGATGATCGAGCGTGCAGAAGCAATTGGTGTACCCTGGCGAGAAAATGTCCAACAGTTAAGCGATCGCAATTGGTCTGAAGATTTTACTCAAATCCAGAATCCAAACCTCAAATATCCAGACTATTACACCACTTCTTTTCACGCTTATCCAGATGGTAATTTAAGCTGGAAAGCGGCTTGGGAAGTAGAATCGGCGGCTCGATCTGTCCATGCTAAGATTTGGCCAGAAGTCGGTGTTAACGGCGACACTAGACTGAGACAAAGTTATCATCAGGCATTGCAGCAGCATCTAACAATTACCCCTAATACGATTCTCGATCTTGGTTGTGGTGTAGGAATGAGCAGTATTGCTCTACAGGAAATTTATCCCCAAGCACAAATTACAGGGATCGATCTTTCTCCGTACTTTCTTTCCGTAGCTCAACATCGAGCAAAACAGCAACAATATTCAATTAAATGGATTCATGCTGCTGCTGAATCTACAGGTCTAGCTACTCAAAATTTTGATTTAGTTTCGGCTTCCTTGATGTTTCATGAGCTTCCCACTGTCGCAGCACAGGCAATTATTACGGAAGCTCATCGTCTACTACGTCCAGGAGGTTATTTATCCATTATGGATATGAATCCTCAATCCTCAATCTTCCAGAAAATGCCCCCTTATATATTGACTCTACTTAAAAGTACTGAACCCTATTTGGATCAATATTTTACGTTGGATATGAAGCAAATATTTATTGGCGCAGGTTTTACTACTCCTCGTATTTCGATTACTACTCCTCGCCATAGAATAATTATCGCTCAGGCGCAGCAACCAGCAAATTACGGTGTTGTATAA
- a CDS encoding ABC transporter ATP-binding protein/permease, translating into MKNRSYWQLLPFVRPQSLTIFWAFICTVIFTTFWPIKAWLAGEVSQYIGKGDPSSIARIAGLAAIVFLLQGVAQYGQDALMAKASLKATLSLRTSVYSHLQKLSLNYFEVVKTGDLTYRLTEDIDRIGEVINQFFHDFIPCILQLLVVLGYMLWLNWQLTIATLILAPLMGIIIGTFGEKLLKYSRRSQNRISNLSALLTEVLSGIRLVQAFAAEEYELERFSREAQANCQAKYQAEKVKAFQFVVVGFLLVMTVLFIFFLGGWQISLGNLTGKDFVSYITGVALLIDPITHTTSNYNSFKEGQASVDKIFELLAIQPAVVETEQAIALESVTGKVEYAEVSFSYKPDVAVINNLSLLAHPGETIALVGSSGAGKSTLVNLLPRFYNVDRGKILIDGINIQDVTLKSLRQQIGIVPQETTLFSGTIAQNIAFGKTDLELKDIEAAAKIANAHQFINELSQGYFTYVGERGVNLSGGQRQRIAIARAILLNPRILILDEATSALDSESEALVQEALERIMRDRTVFVIAHRLATVRRADRILVLEKGQIIESGNHQQLLDKNGAYAKFHARQFQEV; encoded by the coding sequence TTGAAGAATCGTAGCTATTGGCAACTCCTTCCTTTTGTTCGTCCTCAAAGCCTGACTATATTTTGGGCTTTTATTTGTACTGTAATCTTCACTACTTTTTGGCCAATTAAAGCCTGGCTAGCAGGAGAAGTAAGTCAATATATTGGCAAAGGCGATCCCAGTAGTATTGCACGCATCGCTGGATTAGCAGCAATAGTTTTTTTGTTACAGGGGGTGGCTCAATATGGACAGGATGCTCTAATGGCGAAAGCTTCACTCAAGGCGACTTTAAGTTTACGCACATCTGTCTATAGTCATTTACAGAAGTTAAGCCTGAATTATTTTGAAGTGGTTAAAACAGGGGATTTAACCTATCGTTTAACTGAAGATATCGATCGCATTGGGGAAGTAATTAATCAGTTTTTTCACGATTTTATTCCCTGCATCTTACAGTTATTGGTAGTGTTAGGCTATATGTTATGGCTGAATTGGCAGTTAACGATCGCAACTTTGATTTTAGCCCCTTTGATGGGGATAATTATCGGCACATTTGGAGAGAAACTGTTAAAGTATTCGCGCCGTAGTCAAAATCGGATTTCTAATCTGTCGGCTTTATTAACTGAAGTATTGAGCGGTATTCGTTTAGTCCAGGCTTTTGCCGCCGAAGAATATGAATTAGAGCGTTTTAGTCGAGAAGCACAAGCCAATTGCCAAGCTAAATATCAGGCGGAGAAGGTCAAGGCATTTCAGTTTGTGGTGGTAGGCTTTTTACTGGTAATGACTGTCTTGTTTATCTTTTTCTTAGGTGGATGGCAGATATCTTTAGGAAATTTAACTGGAAAGGATTTTGTCAGCTACATTACAGGAGTGGCACTATTAATTGACCCAATTACTCATACGACGAGTAACTATAATAGCTTTAAGGAAGGACAGGCATCTGTAGATAAAATCTTTGAGTTACTAGCAATTCAACCCGCAGTAGTTGAAACAGAACAGGCGATCGCTTTGGAGTCAGTAACAGGTAAAGTTGAATACGCTGAGGTTAGCTTTAGCTATAAGCCTGATGTTGCTGTAATTAATAATTTAAGCTTGTTGGCGCATCCTGGAGAAACCATTGCCTTAGTCGGTTCATCGGGTGCAGGTAAGTCTACTTTAGTTAATTTATTACCCCGCTTTTATAATGTTGATCGAGGAAAAATCTTAATTGATGGCATCAATATTCAAGACGTTACTCTCAAAAGCCTGAGACAACAAATAGGCATTGTGCCACAAGAAACTACTTTATTCTCTGGTACAATTGCCCAAAATATTGCCTTTGGTAAAACTGATTTAGAACTAAAAGATATTGAAGCTGCTGCCAAAATTGCTAACGCCCATCAATTTATTAACGAACTATCTCAAGGTTACTTTACCTACGTGGGAGAAAGAGGGGTTAACCTTTCGGGTGGACAAAGACAAAGAATTGCGATCGCTCGGGCAATTTTACTAAATCCGCGAATTTTAATTTTAGACGAAGCTACCTCTGCCTTGGACTCGGAATCTGAAGCATTAGTACAGGAAGCCTTAGAAAGAATTATGCGCGATCGCACAGTATTTGTCATTGCTCATCGATTAGCTACTGTCCGAAGGGCAGATCGTATTCTAGTATTAGAAAAAGGGCAAATAATTGAGTCTGGTAATCATCAACAATTACTAGATAAAAATGGAGCATATGCTAAATTTCATGCTCGACAATTTCAAGAAGTTTAG
- a CDS encoding FAD-dependent monooxygenase, with product MQVIIVGAGPTGAVLALMLVKKGIKVKLIEASSDFKRQFRGEGLMPSGLDALAEMDLLKLLSDIPHQTIDAWEFLLSHRSLFKVNEPIEATGKYCTTVVSQPHLLAAIIQQAETYPQFEFMQGEAVQDLLSVNKRICGIKLGSGREIQADLVIAADGRNSLIRKKAGIDLTKLQSSINILWFKLDSGTLAQSSNIFYSIIQGKDAFGLFRASSGQLHIGWGLHADDNYDWKTVDWVNKLAATSPPWLAEHILKHQASLTQPLLLSVVVGRCDRWSIPGLILLGDAVHPMSPIRAQGINMAFRDAIVAANHLVPILSSSAANLDQIDAVLPLIQQEREPEIIRIQQLQAQEMGQAELLHNSAFVRWGAKTLAPIIGPGIKYSWLKRQKQLRQGVTKVAVSYGRTKLD from the coding sequence ATGCAGGTAATAATTGTTGGCGCTGGCCCTACAGGTGCAGTACTAGCGCTAATGCTAGTCAAAAAAGGGATTAAAGTAAAACTAATTGAAGCGTCTAGCGATTTTAAACGCCAATTTCGGGGAGAAGGTTTGATGCCCAGTGGCTTAGATGCCTTGGCAGAAATGGACTTGCTCAAACTATTATCAGATATTCCCCATCAAACTATCGATGCTTGGGAATTTTTGTTATCTCACCGTAGTTTATTTAAAGTGAATGAGCCAATAGAAGCAACAGGAAAATATTGCACCACAGTAGTTTCACAACCTCATTTATTAGCAGCAATTATTCAGCAGGCGGAAACTTATCCTCAATTTGAATTTATGCAAGGAGAAGCTGTCCAGGATCTTTTATCAGTCAACAAGCGTATTTGTGGCATTAAATTAGGTTCGGGAAGAGAAATTCAAGCCGATCTAGTGATTGCTGCTGATGGACGTAATTCGCTAATTCGCAAAAAAGCAGGAATTGATTTAACTAAGCTGCAAAGCAGTATTAATATTCTGTGGTTCAAACTTGATTCGGGAACTTTAGCTCAATCAAGCAACATCTTTTATTCCATTATTCAGGGTAAAGACGCTTTTGGTCTATTTAGAGCCTCATCTGGTCAATTACACATCGGCTGGGGACTTCATGCAGACGATAATTACGACTGGAAAACCGTTGATTGGGTCAATAAACTAGCCGCCACTTCTCCTCCCTGGTTAGCAGAACATATCCTGAAACATCAAGCTAGCTTAACTCAACCCCTACTGTTATCTGTAGTCGTCGGTAGATGCGATCGCTGGTCAATCCCTGGACTAATTTTACTGGGGGATGCAGTCCATCCCATGTCACCAATCCGCGCACAGGGAATTAATATGGCATTTCGCGATGCGATCGTCGCTGCTAATCACTTAGTTCCGATCTTAAGTAGTTCAGCAGCTAATTTAGATCAGATTGACGCGGTATTACCCTTGATTCAACAGGAAAGAGAACCAGAAATTATCCGTATTCAACAACTACAGGCACAGGAAATGGGCCAGGCAGAACTACTGCACAATAGCGCTTTTGTTCGCTGGGGGGCTAAAACCTTGGCGCCGATCATTGGGCCAGGGATTAAGTATTCGTGGTTAAAAAGACAAAAGCAACTACGTCAGGGAGTAACTAAGGTAGCTGTAAGCTATGGCCGTACAAAGTTGGATTAG